The following proteins are encoded in a genomic region of Helicobacter sp. MIT 21-1697:
- the aroB gene encoding 3-dehydroquinate synthase translates to MSETLHIQTATSDYPIHIGTLPHIEYAHKVLLVSNPKVAGLHLKYVLERIKAPEVYVCIVPDGEQYKDMKSIESILECAFTHRLDRKSLMIALGGGVIGDMVGFASGIYQRGIDFIQIPTTLLAQVDASVGGKSGINNVFGKNLIGLFHQPKAVYIDPFMLSTLSKREFGAGVAEIIKMAVCFDKAFFTLLEKQILSINDIDFLTSAIAKSVAIKAQVVSADEKEQGIRAALNYGHTFGHIVENLTQYSQFLHGEAVSIGMCMANTLSCKLGLLSQKQKDAITALLKRYDLPTYFYIRDTQDFYEKFYLDKKSIDSRVMFVLPSGIGNVSLRNDVPKADVLDVLSSFSKDRSR, encoded by the coding sequence ATGAGCGAAACATTGCATATTCAAACTGCTACTTCAGATTATCCTATTCATATAGGCACACTTCCGCATATAGAATATGCTCACAAGGTATTGCTTGTCTCAAATCCTAAAGTCGCAGGACTGCATCTTAAGTATGTTTTAGAGCGTATTAAAGCCCCTGAAGTATATGTGTGTATTGTGCCCGATGGTGAGCAATATAAGGATATGAAAAGTATAGAATCTATCCTTGAATGCGCATTTACTCATAGGCTTGATAGAAAGTCTTTAATGATAGCACTTGGTGGTGGTGTAATAGGTGATATGGTGGGTTTTGCGAGTGGTATTTATCAGAGAGGGATTGATTTTATACAAATCCCCACGACTTTACTTGCGCAGGTTGATGCTTCTGTTGGCGGGAAGAGTGGTATTAATAATGTCTTTGGAAAGAATCTTATCGGGCTTTTTCACCAACCAAAAGCAGTATATATTGACCCATTTATGCTCTCCACACTTTCAAAACGCGAGTTTGGAGCAGGAGTAGCTGAAATAATCAAAATGGCAGTGTGTTTTGACAAAGCTTTTTTTACATTGCTTGAAAAGCAGATTCTAAGTATAAACGATATTGACTTTCTCACTTCTGCCATAGCCAAAAGTGTAGCAATTAAAGCACAAGTAGTGAGTGCTGATGAAAAAGAACAGGGCATTCGCGCTGCGCTTAATTATGGACATACTTTTGGACATATTGTTGAGAATCTTACGCAATATTCGCAATTTTTGCACGGCGAAGCAGTCAGCATAGGTATGTGTATGGCAAATACTCTTTCTTGTAAGCTTGGACTTTTGAGCCAAAAGCAAAAAGATGCGATAACCGCTCTTTTGAAACGCTATGATTTGCCCACATACTTTTATATTCGCGATACACAAGATTTTTATGAGAAATTTTATTTAGATAAAAAAAGCATTGATTCTCGCGTTATGTTTGTGCTACCTTCTGGGATTGGTAATGTGAGTTTGCGCAATGATGTGCCAAAAGCCGATGTGCTTGATGTTTTATCATCTTTTAGTAAGGATAGGAGTAGGTGA
- a CDS encoding flagellar biosynthesis anti-sigma factor FlgM, translating to MVNGVNTSVKVANMLNRDVLAKQNENNEVKEKEQTQLSKAEQIKEQIKNGEYKIDLQQTSEKMASNLLNL from the coding sequence ATGGTAAATGGTGTAAATACAAGCGTTAAAGTCGCAAATATGCTCAATAGAGATGTGCTTGCAAAGCAAAATGAAAACAATGAAGTAAAAGAAAAAGAGCAAACCCAACTCTCAAAAGCTGAACAAATTAAAGAGCAAATTAAAAATGGGGAATACAAAATAGATTTGCAACAAACTTCTGAAAAAATGGCATCAAATTTGCTTAACCTATAA
- a CDS encoding peptidoglycan DD-metalloendopeptidase family protein, with protein sequence MKKIFVFISVCSFCFGAVVHNQTWESGYTLFAFFQKYNIPTSVYYNLPPKDKELTSEVYAGVTYYTLLGDDGGLIQALIPIGDGMQIHIFKRDGVYILDFTPMIYFEQEQTISLSIQKSPYQDLLEMTNDRGLVGEFLNAYKNSVNFHSILKNDRLAVIYDRKYRLGKPLKNASIKAAVVEINKKPHYIFRFKNGRYYNKDGKEIQGFLLQTPVAGARISSKFSLGRKHPILGTIRPHYAVDYAAPKGTPIAAAADGVVIFAGKRGGYGNLIEIRHENNLKTLYAHMSSFVTGMRTGKRVKRGQMIGRVGSTGLSTGPHLHFGLYRNNVPINPLSNVKAVSKELKDKEKQDFDALKEHFMPYLQEALNKNANTITPNENLNLPDTLSSMSNPYKPIIYES encoded by the coding sequence ATGAAGAAGATATTTGTATTTATAAGTGTGTGCAGTTTTTGTTTTGGTGCTGTTGTCCATAACCAAACTTGGGAGAGCGGCTACACACTTTTTGCATTTTTTCAAAAATATAATATCCCTACAAGTGTATATTATAATCTACCGCCTAAAGATAAGGAACTCACATCAGAAGTATATGCGGGCGTTACTTATTATACCCTCTTAGGAGATGATGGTGGGTTGATTCAGGCTCTTATTCCCATAGGTGATGGTATGCAGATTCATATATTCAAGCGCGATGGCGTATATATACTAGACTTTACGCCTATGATTTATTTTGAACAAGAGCAGACTATTAGTCTTTCTATTCAAAAATCGCCTTATCAGGATTTGCTTGAGATGACAAATGATAGGGGATTAGTTGGTGAGTTTTTAAATGCTTACAAAAATAGTGTGAATTTTCATAGTATTTTAAAAAATGATAGATTGGCTGTGATTTATGACCGAAAGTATCGCTTAGGTAAGCCTCTTAAAAATGCAAGCATTAAGGCGGCTGTGGTGGAGATAAATAAAAAACCTCATTATATTTTTAGATTTAAAAATGGACGCTATTACAATAAAGATGGCAAAGAGATTCAAGGATTCTTACTTCAAACTCCGGTAGCTGGAGCAAGGATAAGCTCCAAATTTTCTCTTGGGCGCAAACATCCTATACTTGGCACGATTCGCCCACATTATGCAGTTGATTATGCAGCTCCAAAAGGCACTCCTATCGCCGCTGCTGCTGATGGTGTAGTGATTTTTGCAGGTAAAAGAGGTGGATATGGCAATCTTATTGAGATTCGTCACGAAAATAATCTCAAAACACTTTATGCACATATGAGTTCATTTGTTACAGGTATGAGAACAGGCAAAAGAGTGAAAAGAGGACAAATGATTGGACGCGTAGGTTCTACGGGATTAAGCACTGGACCACATTTGCATTTTGGACTTTATCGTAACAATGTGCCTATTAATCCTCTCTCTAATGTCAAGGCTGTAAGCAAGGAGCTAAAAGATAAGGAAAAGCAAGATTTTGATGCCCTCAAGGAGCATTTTATGCCCTATCTTCAAGAGGCTTTAAATAAAAATGCAAATACTATTACGCCAAATGAGAATCTGAATTTACCCGATACACTCTCAAGTATGAGTAATCCTTATAAGCCAATTATTTATGAATCCTAA
- a CDS encoding MiaB/RimO family radical SAM methylthiotransferase: MSEVKKVYFKTFGCRTNLFDTQVMKSNLKHFECAKDESEADVVVVNSCTVTNGADSGVRGYLNKMRELNKKVYFTGCGVGTRGEEIFAHNLAHSVFAHSFKERIDEFLIAKQRFFYTESAPEHIDSTIVTHFAGKSRAFLKIQEGCDFACSYCIIPFVRGKARSYPHKSILEQIRALAQSGKTEVVLTGTNVGSYGKDLKDYNLARLIKDIDSLGVLKRLRVGSLEPSQIDSELKESLELPLMERHLHIALQHTSDTMLSLMNRHNRVESDLALFDYFAKKGFCLGSDFILGHPGETQALWQEALENFKSFPLTHLHPFVYSKRDGTPSSVMKGEVKGNVAKERLHILKGIVMDKNETFRKAHNVPLDVLCESRVESHNTFIYTGLDQFFNPMQFESSNPHLEGQWVKIKTYTINKEKNYGKV; encoded by the coding sequence GTGAGTGAAGTAAAAAAAGTGTATTTTAAAACATTTGGTTGTCGCACGAATCTTTTTGATACACAGGTAATGAAAAGCAATTTGAAACATTTTGAATGTGCAAAAGATGAGAGCGAAGCCGATGTAGTGGTAGTCAATTCTTGCACGGTTACTAATGGTGCAGATAGCGGTGTGCGAGGTTATCTCAATAAAATGCGTGAGTTAAATAAAAAAGTGTATTTTACAGGCTGTGGCGTAGGCACAAGAGGCGAGGAGATATTTGCACACAATCTCGCTCATAGCGTGTTTGCCCATAGTTTTAAAGAGCGTATTGATGAATTTTTAATTGCCAAGCAGAGATTTTTTTATACAGAATCTGCCCCAGAGCATATTGATAGCACCATTGTTACACATTTTGCAGGCAAATCGCGAGCTTTTTTGAAGATTCAAGAGGGCTGTGATTTTGCGTGTAGCTATTGTATTATCCCTTTTGTGCGAGGGAAAGCGCGTTCTTATCCACACAAAAGCATTTTAGAGCAAATTCGCGCACTTGCCCAAAGTGGTAAAACTGAAGTGGTTTTAACAGGGACAAATGTTGGAAGTTATGGTAAGGATTTGAAAGATTATAATCTTGCAAGACTTATTAAGGATATAGATTCTCTAGGAGTTTTAAAACGCTTGCGTGTAGGGAGTTTAGAGCCTAGTCAAATTGATAGTGAGCTTAAAGAATCCCTTGAGTTACCCCTTATGGAAAGACATTTGCATATTGCTTTGCAGCACACAAGCGATACTATGCTCTCATTAATGAATCGCCACAATCGTGTGGAGAGTGATTTGGCACTTTTTGATTATTTTGCAAAAAAAGGATTTTGTTTGGGAAGTGATTTTATACTCGGACACCCCGGAGAAACTCAAGCGCTATGGCAGGAGGCATTGGAGAATTTTAAATCTTTTCCTCTCACGCATCTTCACCCATTTGTGTATTCTAAACGCGATGGCACACCCTCAAGTGTGATGAAAGGTGAAGTGAAAGGCAATGTTGCCAAAGAGCGGCTTCATATACTTAAGGGGATTGTTATGGATAAGAATGAGACTTTTCGCAAGGCACATAATGTGCCCCTTGATGTTTTGTGTGAGAGCAGGGTAGAATCTCATAATACTTTTATTTATACAGGATTAGACCAGTTTTTTAATCCTATGCAATTTGAAAGTAGTAATCCGCACTTAGAGGGACAATGGGTAAAAATAAAGACATATACTATCAATAAGGAGAAAAATTATGGCAAAGTCTAA
- a CDS encoding mechanosensitive ion channel domain-containing protein: MSCIFFTSAIAKDNAKISAIQTELQSLENKLDESHNAWLKHYTSLENYNELTNEMNALEKEIQSYTHTAPPHSLTQRFETLKRQQELLRDYAQHPYGALLEVKHIDEVPQITNPFLILAGYSFIKQLKEQQSILNTNKESLHFLLDVMREKYVLLNTLAEEDKSVEVAKQIARTQSMLEELEGTQKILETSIDIYNQESGSTINKLTHQIKSQFFKIIYIGVTILITILLAFLLKLALRKYILDTDRIYTASKVINYINISIIVLILLFAYMENVTYLVAVVGFASAGLAIAMKDLFMSVLGWFVIVLGGSVHVGDRVRVCKDNSVYVGDVLDISVLRITLFEDVTLTSYMTNRRAGRIIFVPNNYIFTMMFANYTHAGLKTVWDGIDFSITFDSNYKKALKIATEIGKKYAKGYTEMVRQQVHRMRDKYSLRNPNLEVRSYCMIEPNGLRISLWYQTNAYATLSLRSTISGEIIERILKEDDIHIAYPTSKVVANGGDGIGGDTQMHELDSKVILGGGVQVQKLDS; the protein is encoded by the coding sequence ATGAGTTGCATATTCTTTACTTCGGCTATTGCCAAAGATAATGCGAAAATTTCTGCTATACAAACAGAGCTTCAAAGTCTTGAAAATAAGCTTGATGAGAGCCATAATGCTTGGCTAAAGCATTATACGAGTTTAGAAAATTATAATGAACTTACAAATGAGATGAATGCACTTGAGAAAGAGATTCAATCCTATACACACACTGCTCCCCCTCATTCGCTCACACAACGTTTTGAAACACTCAAACGTCAGCAAGAACTCCTTAGAGATTATGCCCAACACCCTTATGGAGCGCTTTTAGAAGTTAAACATATTGATGAAGTGCCACAAATTACGAATCCTTTTTTGATTCTCGCCGGTTATTCATTTATCAAGCAGCTCAAAGAACAGCAAAGCATACTCAACACAAACAAAGAAAGCCTCCATTTTTTGCTTGATGTAATGAGGGAAAAATATGTGCTTTTAAATACACTTGCCGAAGAAGATAAATCTGTTGAGGTTGCTAAGCAGATTGCTCGCACTCAAAGTATGCTTGAAGAGCTAGAGGGCACACAAAAAATCCTAGAAACCTCAATAGATATTTATAATCAAGAATCTGGTAGCACAATCAATAAGCTTACCCATCAAATCAAAAGTCAATTTTTTAAAATTATTTATATTGGCGTAACAATTCTTATCACAATTCTTTTGGCTTTTTTGCTTAAACTTGCTTTGAGGAAGTATATCCTTGATACAGATAGAATCTACACTGCAAGCAAAGTCATTAATTACATCAATATTAGCATCATTGTTTTGATTTTACTTTTTGCCTATATGGAAAATGTTACTTATCTGGTTGCAGTTGTGGGGTTTGCTTCAGCTGGTTTGGCTATTGCTATGAAAGATTTGTTTATGAGTGTGCTTGGGTGGTTTGTGATTGTGCTAGGGGGCAGTGTGCATGTAGGCGATAGAGTGCGTGTGTGTAAAGATAATAGTGTATATGTGGGCGATGTGCTTGATATTTCCGTGCTTAGAATCACACTTTTTGAAGATGTAACACTTACAAGCTATATGACAAATCGCAGAGCAGGACGCATTATTTTTGTGCCTAATAATTATATTTTTACAATGATGTTTGCTAATTATACACACGCAGGATTAAAAACCGTGTGGGATGGCATAGACTTTAGCATTACTTTTGATAGTAATTATAAAAAAGCACTCAAAATTGCCACTGAAATAGGCAAAAAATATGCGAAAGGTTATACTGAAATGGTGCGCCAACAAGTGCATCGTATGCGCGATAAGTATTCTTTGCGTAATCCAAATCTTGAAGTGCGCAGCTATTGTATGATTGAACCAAATGGATTGCGAATCTCATTGTGGTATCAAACAAATGCTTATGCCACACTTTCATTGCGCAGCACTATTTCAGGGGAGATTATTGAGCGCATTCTCAAAGAAGACGATATACATATTGCTTATCCTACAAGCAAGGTAGTTGCCAATGGGGGTGATGGTATAGGGGGAGACACACAAATGCACGAGCTAGATTCTAAGGTCATCTTAGGCGGAGGTGTGCAAGTGCAAAAATTAGATTCTTAA
- a CDS encoding AAA family ATPase, whose amino-acid sequence MAKSKSLIIGIFALVIALILGVVLVIKDSSELISAKEAENLFLNEKITDISCDDEYVYFNANTKHYKVYASSLSPRIWSWNFPVIAKKAHFLNDTLGEIGIMILVLLGLAVLFQVMRLIFFKSLPTPSGTKKSEVPRERESPLLESTSYSAIPYVPMTSIVRFKDVAGISEVKEELLEIIDYLKNPKHYQELGISLPKGVLLVGPPGVGKTMIAKAVAGEAGVPFFYQSGSSFVQIYVGMGAKRVRELFMRAKAKSPSIIFIDEIDAVGKARGNTRSDEREATLNQLLTEMDGFEDSSGVIVIAATNKIEVLDEALLRSGRFDRRIYVDLPNLSEREHILQLYLSDKKHDLDVNEIARLCVGFSGAALASLVNESALNALRRKSKLIQKEDILATKDKVLVGKKKALSLSENEKEILALYQSAKALSAYWLEVDFDKIGLVSESFRQIDKELVSKQELMSKIKVALSGNIAVEMIYQQTFSNAKDDILHAKEIATQMCEQYGMAQRLLSDSSDVAYILDEAKKEMQDFITNSKPTLLKIAQSLLTRERLNKEEIKEIFESVHELS is encoded by the coding sequence ATGGCAAAGTCTAAAAGCCTCATAATTGGCATCTTTGCTCTTGTGATAGCACTGATTTTAGGTGTGGTGCTTGTAATAAAGGATAGCAGCGAGCTTATAAGCGCAAAAGAAGCAGAGAATCTATTTTTAAACGAGAAAATTACAGATATTTCGTGCGATGACGAGTATGTATATTTTAATGCAAATACAAAACATTATAAAGTATATGCTAGTAGCCTCTCTCCTCGTATATGGAGTTGGAATTTTCCTGTGATAGCAAAAAAAGCACATTTTTTAAATGATACTTTGGGCGAAATTGGCATTATGATTCTTGTGCTTTTGGGCTTGGCAGTGTTATTTCAGGTTATGCGACTTATATTTTTCAAATCACTCCCAACACCTAGCGGAACAAAAAAATCAGAAGTTCCACGCGAGAGAGAATCTCCCCTTTTGGAATCCACATCGTATTCTGCTATTCCTTATGTGCCTATGACAAGCATAGTGCGCTTTAAAGATGTGGCGGGAATTAGTGAGGTAAAAGAAGAGTTATTAGAAATTATTGATTATCTTAAGAATCCTAAACACTATCAAGAATTAGGCATATCACTTCCTAAAGGTGTGCTTTTAGTAGGTCCTCCGGGCGTAGGTAAGACAATGATAGCTAAAGCAGTGGCTGGTGAGGCTGGCGTGCCGTTTTTTTATCAAAGTGGCTCAAGTTTTGTGCAAATTTATGTTGGTATGGGTGCTAAACGCGTAAGGGAACTCTTTATGAGAGCTAAAGCAAAATCACCGAGTATTATTTTTATTGATGAGATTGATGCAGTAGGTAAGGCACGAGGAAACACGCGCAGTGATGAGCGTGAAGCAACGCTTAATCAACTCTTAACAGAAATGGACGGCTTTGAAGATTCTAGTGGCGTTATTGTTATTGCTGCGACAAATAAAATTGAAGTGCTTGATGAAGCATTATTGCGAAGTGGGCGCTTTGATAGGCGCATTTATGTAGATCTTCCTAATTTAAGTGAAAGAGAGCATATCTTGCAACTTTATTTAAGTGATAAAAAACACGACCTTGATGTAAATGAAATTGCGCGTCTGTGTGTGGGATTTAGTGGGGCAGCCCTTGCTTCACTTGTCAATGAAAGTGCCCTTAATGCACTGCGGCGCAAATCAAAGCTCATACAAAAAGAAGATATTTTGGCTACTAAAGATAAGGTGCTTGTAGGCAAGAAAAAGGCATTATCTCTCAGTGAAAATGAAAAAGAGATTCTTGCACTTTATCAATCAGCAAAGGCATTAAGCGCATATTGGCTTGAAGTGGATTTTGATAAAATTGGGCTTGTGAGTGAAAGTTTTAGGCAAATTGATAAAGAGCTTGTGAGCAAGCAGGAACTAATGAGTAAAATCAAAGTTGCATTATCGGGCAATATCGCCGTGGAGATGATATATCAGCAGACTTTTAGCAATGCCAAAGACGATATTTTACACGCTAAAGAAATTGCCACACAAATGTGTGAGCAATATGGTATGGCACAGCGACTTTTAAGCGATAGTAGCGATGTAGCTTATATTTTAGATGAGGCAAAAAAGGAAATGCAAGATTTTATTACAAATTCTAAGCCTACGCTTTTAAAAATTGCTCAATCATTGCTGACGCGTGAGCGTTTAAATAAAGAGGAAATCAAAGAAATCTTTGAGAGTGTGCATGAACTCTCCTAG
- the flgK gene encoding flagellar hook-associated protein FlgK has translation MGGILSSLNTSYTGLQAHQLMVDVTGNNISNASDEFYSRQRVLVRPERPLYYQDYNLGRGVSIETIQRIHDEFVFNRYRKAAEEAQYYDTHFTTLREASAFFPEVDGVGIYNDLEEYFNAWKDLSKNSTDPAQKQVLAKNAQVLTTNIQDTRSRLVRLQQKASEELEVTINEVNRIAKEIAHINGKLKEMEDQRELKQANELRDRRDELEYNLQTLIGANVFKNHLDSNASIHPKLADFDDEYVLNIAFGFNIVDGAMFHPLVLKKDDNHLNLNRVYFQGDDFKTVEITDKVVQGKAGSLISLYNSGAGGTRIGKIQDYINHLDIFAKGFIEATNAIYSQSAATQIRSDKLDVWSLNALVDSNYNIKEGSFDIVVYSTQGEEIARKTINIDRITTMNDVVRAINENTDDNKDNNALNDVDDYFRAYYDNGAREFNILAKNPSQGLYIAIQDKGSNFTGAFGLNKFFNGDDAHNIALNQEYIKDATLIRPWLTPVNGNFEVANMMQQLQYDDVDFYINKYEKKQMRIPEYFQFLAGRVANQTEATQRTKETKDAVLSAVKKEHLAISQVSLDEEMVNLIKFQGGYAANAKVITTIDRMIETLLGIKQ, from the coding sequence ATGGGTGGCATTCTCTCCTCACTTAATACTTCCTACACAGGACTACAAGCTCATCAACTAATGGTTGATGTAACAGGCAATAACATTTCAAATGCAAGTGATGAATTTTATAGCCGACAACGCGTGCTTGTGCGCCCTGAACGTCCTCTTTATTATCAAGACTATAATCTTGGTAGAGGCGTGAGCATTGAAACTATACAAAGAATCCACGATGAATTTGTGTTTAATCGCTATCGCAAAGCGGCTGAAGAAGCACAATACTATGATACACATTTTACAACTTTGCGTGAGGCATCAGCCTTTTTCCCAGAAGTTGATGGCGTAGGAATTTATAATGATTTAGAAGAATACTTTAATGCGTGGAAAGATTTGTCTAAAAACTCCACTGACCCAGCCCAAAAACAAGTTTTAGCCAAAAATGCCCAAGTACTTACCACCAATATCCAAGATACTCGCTCTCGCCTCGTGAGATTACAACAAAAGGCAAGCGAAGAGCTTGAAGTAACAATTAATGAAGTCAATCGCATTGCAAAAGAAATCGCACATATTAATGGCAAACTCAAAGAAATGGAAGACCAACGCGAACTCAAACAAGCCAACGAATTACGCGATAGGCGCGATGAACTTGAATATAATCTTCAAACGCTTATAGGAGCAAATGTTTTTAAGAATCATCTTGATTCTAATGCTTCTATTCACCCCAAATTAGCAGACTTTGATGATGAATATGTATTAAATATTGCTTTTGGATTCAATATCGTAGATGGCGCGATGTTCCACCCACTCGTGCTTAAAAAAGACGATAATCATCTCAATCTTAATCGCGTATATTTTCAAGGTGATGATTTTAAAACCGTTGAAATTACCGATAAGGTTGTTCAAGGCAAAGCTGGCTCTCTTATTAGTCTTTACAACTCAGGAGCTGGGGGCACACGCATAGGAAAGATTCAAGATTATATCAATCACCTTGATATTTTTGCAAAAGGGTTTATTGAAGCGACAAATGCTATCTACTCTCAAAGTGCAGCGACACAAATTCGTAGCGATAAACTTGATGTATGGAGTTTAAATGCTTTGGTAGATAGCAATTATAATATTAAAGAAGGGAGCTTTGATATTGTAGTATATAGCACACAGGGAGAAGAAATCGCGCGTAAAACAATTAATATTGATAGAATCACGACAATGAATGATGTAGTCAGAGCGATTAATGAAAATACTGATGATAATAAAGATAATAACGCTCTCAACGATGTTGATGATTATTTTCGTGCATACTATGATAATGGCGCAAGAGAATTTAATATCCTCGCAAAAAATCCCTCCCAAGGCTTGTATATAGCTATTCAAGATAAGGGTAGCAATTTCACAGGTGCATTTGGTTTGAATAAATTTTTTAATGGAGATGATGCACATAATATCGCCCTCAATCAAGAATATATCAAAGATGCCACACTCATACGCCCTTGGCTCACGCCTGTGAATGGAAATTTTGAAGTCGCAAATATGATGCAGCAGCTTCAATATGATGATGTAGATTTCTATATTAATAAATATGAAAAAAAACAAATGAGAATCCCCGAGTATTTTCAGTTCCTCGCTGGACGCGTAGCTAATCAAACTGAAGCTACACAACGGACAAAAGAAACAAAAGACGCTGTGCTTTCTGCTGTCAAAAAGGAACATTTAGCGATTTCGCAAGTGAGCCTTGATGAAGAAATGGTGAATCTCATTAAATTTCAAGGTGGTTATGCAGCAAATGCCAAAGTCATTACGACTATTGATAGAATGATAGAAACCCTACTTGGCATTAAGCAATAA
- a CDS encoding NUDIX hydrolase has translation MNPKAITSPCSCISDVSFCECVDSPYVKPQRMLYCENGVKRSWDFIQSLDSVAIVLYHKQEDSLLFVKQFRPPVFARTLNKQAHLIQSHLDSYISQGIGYTYELCAGLTDKVGKSLEQIAQEEVQEECGYKVRSLRQIATFATAVGHSGATQTLFYAAITEEDRINAGGGVDGEVIESVLIKVGELKAFLDDESKIKTPGLGFGVLWFLDHYERLKDENMIYKGRECEY, from the coding sequence ATGAATCCTAAAGCTATTACTTCACCTTGTTCGTGCATTAGCGATGTGAGTTTTTGTGAATGTGTCGATTCGCCTTATGTGAAACCACAACGTATGCTTTATTGCGAAAATGGTGTGAAACGTTCGTGGGATTTTATCCAAAGCCTAGATTCGGTAGCAATTGTGCTTTATCATAAGCAAGAAGATAGCTTACTTTTTGTAAAACAATTTCGTCCCCCAGTATTTGCACGCACACTTAATAAACAAGCGCATTTGATACAATCTCATTTAGATTCTTATATATCACAAGGTATAGGCTATACTTATGAGTTATGTGCCGGATTGACAGACAAGGTGGGCAAAAGTTTAGAACAAATTGCGCAAGAGGAGGTGCAGGAGGAATGCGGCTATAAGGTGCGCTCTTTACGGCAAATTGCCACATTTGCTACCGCAGTAGGACATAGTGGTGCAACACAAACGCTTTTTTATGCAGCTATAACCGAAGAAGATAGGATAAATGCAGGAGGTGGCGTTGATGGCGAAGTGATAGAATCTGTATTGATTAAAGTGGGTGAGTTGAAAGCATTTCTTGATGATGAGAGTAAAATAAAAACACCCGGATTAGGTTTTGGTGTCCTATGGTTTTTGGATCATTATGAGAGATTAAAAGATGAAAATATGATTTACAAGGGAAGAGAATGCGAATATTAG
- a CDS encoding EI24 domain-containing protein, giving the protein MLHILNKSIKDFFSLKILLITFVPAILGLLLWGSVIYYYGQELYNWTLGLMPEWLMSVKFLGNILNIVLALIVYTLLGLWLVLMILLTNVFFSIFYTPLIVSFVRKKDFPHIPQSGFGTLGECLGEFFKNLCIFVPLFILSFLLYFIPLLGSTLGFIALLVLGYLFFKSNMFYDIGSSCMDKVQFENLNQTYRLKNHSYALLAYLPSFVPFLNFFLMPLQMLIITHYFFTHIHIKMK; this is encoded by the coding sequence ATGTTGCATATTCTAAATAAAAGCATTAAAGATTTTTTTTCTTTAAAAATCTTACTTATTACTTTTGTCCCCGCGATATTGGGGCTTCTTTTATGGGGAAGTGTCATATATTATTATGGACAAGAGCTGTATAATTGGACACTTGGACTTATGCCAGAGTGGCTTATGAGCGTAAAATTTCTAGGAAACATACTTAATATTGTCCTCGCACTCATCGTATATACACTGCTTGGCTTGTGGCTTGTGCTAATGATATTGCTGACAAATGTCTTTTTCTCTATTTTTTATACACCTTTGATTGTTTCTTTTGTGCGCAAAAAAGATTTTCCTCATATCCCTCAATCAGGCTTTGGCACACTGGGAGAGTGCTTGGGTGAGTTTTTTAAAAACCTTTGTATCTTTGTGCCTTTATTTATATTAAGCTTCTTGCTTTATTTTATTCCTCTTTTAGGCTCAACTCTTGGCTTTATAGCACTTTTGGTGCTCGGATATTTGTTTTTTAAAAGCAATATGTTTTATGATATTGGCAGCTCTTGTATGGATAAAGTGCAGTTTGAGAATCTCAATCAAACTTATCGCCTCAAAAACCACTCCTATGCTCTACTCGCCTATTTGCCTAGTTTTGTGCCATTTCTTAATTTTTTCCTTATGCCATTACAAATGCTCATCATCACGCACTATTTTTTCACTCACATACATATAAAAATGAAATGA